The sequence CAAGCGTGTAGAATCGCTGTTCGACTTTGTCGACGCCGCCTTCCTGATTCAGTAACGTATTTCGGTTAAAGCCGGTTGCGATCAATTGGTCATTGGTCGGATTGGGAAGCATGTCGCCTGCAATCTGCTCGATGGTGAATTCCTTGAATGACATGTCATCGTTGAGGGCTTTGATGAGCCAGTCACGATATTCCCACGCTACGCGCGGCTCATCTTTTTCGTATCCGTTTGAGTCCGCATAACGGGAAAGGTCAAGCCACGGCCGGGCCCAGCGCTCACCGTAATGAGGCGAGGCGAGCAGCTTGTCGACCAGCTTTTCGTAGGCGTCGGGGCCCTTATCAGCCAGGAATTCGTCTGTTTCTTTAATCGTAGGCGGCAGCCCAATCAAATCAAGGTAGACGCGCCGCAGCAAGGTGACTTTGTCCGCTTCGGGTGAAGGGTGGGTCCCGTCCTTTTCGAGACGCGCCAGAACGAAGTAGTCGATGGGATTGCGGCACCAGGCAGCACCTTTCACTTTCGGCAGGTCGGGCCGCACGGGCCTGACGTAAGCCCAATGCTGCAGCGGTTTGCCGGCTTGCGCGACAGCAGCCGTCGAGTCCGGTCCCGGCGCCCCCATGTCGATCCACTGGCGAATCAGTTTGACCTGAGCATCAGGCAGCGGCGGGCCCCCGTAAGGCATCTGCGGCCTTTCAAGCCCGGCCAGGCGGCGAATGATGCGGCTGTTGGCGCTGTTTCCCGGAATAACAACCTTGCCGTTCTCGCTACCCTTCAGAATCGATGGGAGCGAATCAAGGCGTAATCCGTTCTGGTGGACATCCTGGCCGTGGCATTGGTAGCACCGCGCTGCAAGAATTGGACGAATCTTCGTGGCGAAAAGCGGCGACGAAATCGTGGATTGCTGATGCGACGGCTTCGGCGTTGAAGCTACCGATGCGGATTGTTGGCTGGTCCCTTTAAAAGATGCGTAATCGATCCAGGCACGAATCAAGTTGATCTTGCGCGACTCGAGCGGGCTTCCGCCCATGGGCATTCGCGGGCCATCTCCCAAGCCGAGCATCCGCTTGACGAGAAGACTGTCCTGGCTGTGACCAGGAACAATTGCGGCGCCGGAAACGCCACCCTTGAGGACGGTTGCGATAGAATCCAACCGCAGATGACCCTGGCTCTCGTTGCCCGCGTGGCAGTTGCCGCAGGAGGTCTCGAAAATGGGTTTGATGTCCCGGCCGAAGTCAGGGGCGCCTGTCGAACTCGCTTTGGTTTTTTGAGGGCTGGCCTTGCGGCTCGACGAAGAAGCACGAGCGAATTCGGCGTCTTTAGTGGGCGGTTGCTGCGCTCTCACTAAGCCGGGTAGAAACATCAGAAGAAATAAGAAGAGGCTGCAAATGGCAACATCATGTGTCTGGCCCGACCGTAATCCCTTGTACCCGGATCCCATGGAACCGTGTCCCCTTGGAGGTGATAAGTTCGATTACTTGCCTGTCCGTGACTCTTAAAAAGCCCCTGGCCACCCACTATTTTTCACAATTTATACGCCAAGTCCGGGCGAGTTACAATCGAAATATTTCCAACCATCTTTCCTATCTAATTGGTCAAGCGAGGGAAACCTCGCGCATCGTCAAACCAGGCTTGCCTTCACTTATTGTTTACCCACTATGCGCCCGGTGTGAATATTCACAGATGTAAATTTGTGTTTCAGGACAAAGGTTCGGGCCGAAATCACCGGCAGGTGATTGGTGACACCGGCCTTGTATTGGTATGTGGAAATGACGTGGCCGGGTTTTGGTACCAGTTGATGGGAGACAGTCTACATCAAAGTTCCTGACTGTAAAACTGGTCTTGGTGCTCCCAGAGGACTATAGGCCGCCGGTACCGGCGGCGTAGTGGAAACTATGAAGGGCGGTCTAAAGTTCGTCCAGATTTCCGACAGCCACATGGGCTTCAACAAACCTGCCAACTCAGACGTTGTTGCCACGTTGCAGGCCGCAATTGGCTAAATCAATGCATTACAAACAACGCCGGCCTTTTTGCTTCACACAGGCGATATTACCCACCTTTCCAAAGCTCAGGAGTTTGACACGGTGGATCAGATGTTGAAAGGGGCCAAGGCGGACCGGGTTTTTTACGTCCCCGGCGAACACGACGTGCTCACTGACAATGGCATGTATTTCCTCGACCGGTACGGCAAGGAATCTCACAGGTCAGGTTGGTACAGCTTTGACCATAGCGGTGTGCATTTCATCGGGCTCGTCAATGTCCTGAACCTCAAAGCCGACGGACTCGGCACTCTGGGTGCTGGCCAGATCGAGTGGCTCAAGCGCGATGTTGCGGGGCTATCGTCGAGTACGCCCGTCGTGGTGTTTGCACATATTCCACTTTGGTCGATCTATCCCGACTGGGGCTGGGCGACAGACGATAGCTCTCAGGCGCTTTCCCACCTCAAACGGTTCGGGTCGGTCACCGTGCTCAACGGGCACATCCACCAGACCATGCAGAAAGTGGAAGGGAATATCACGTTCCACACAGCGGCGTCCAGGGCGTTTCCTCAGCCACATCCGGGCGCAGCGCCCTCACCCGGGCCCATGAAAGTACCCACGGAGGAGTTGCGCAGACTGCTGGGCCTGACAAGCGTCGAGTACGTTCAGGGCGCGCATTCACTGGCGATCGTCGATTCGTCATTGGCTTGACCGAATAGGCGGATGGGAATGACACATAAAATGATTTATGAAAAAGGAGAAGTGAAAATGAAAAGGCCGTGTTGGACTTTCAGAACGGCGAGGGTGATAACAGTCGCTTTTCTTCTTCTGGGTGCCGCGACCCGGGTGAGGCCCGCTTTGGGTGAGACGAGCAATCCACATAGTATCGTGGTGAAAATTGATAACTTTAGTTTCGGCTCGGGGACGTTGACGGTCTCCGCCGGAACCACGATCATATGGATTAACAGAGACGATGTGCCGCACACCGTAGTCAGCACAGACAAGGTGTTTTCTTCATCTGTGCTCGATACCGACGATAAGTTCTCTTTCACTTTCACTAAGCCTGGCACATATCCTTACTATTGCTCAGTCCACCCCAAGATGACAGGTAAGGTGGTGGTTGAGTGACCAGGCGCGTGCGTGGGCGTCAATGGGCCCGCCGCGCATGCGGCGAGTGTCGTCCCGTCACGATTCTTCAGGCCCTTTTTGAAACTTTCCAATGTGACATCATCACCATTCACACCGTGAGTAGTCTGCAACTTCCAACTGCTATCGATTTCAATATCTCTGTTCTCCAATTCAACCCGCTGCTACCAGAAAGCAGAACTACCTCGCGATATCTTTCACCATGCGTAATGCCTTCTCTAAAAAATGAACGCTTGCGCCCTGTTAGTGGCTGAAAGAATTCGAGTCTCGGAAATCCTCAATGAGCCAGTATCTTATAGTCTTTCCAGTTGAGCTTATCGCTGCGAGCGGGGATGTCATAACCCTTTGCGTACTGGTTCCGCGCCGCTTCGACCTCGTCATACCATTCACCCAGGGGCAGAAGTAATTCGCGGTAGATCAGGTAACTCAGGTCCACAGTTCTCATCGGCAAGTGGTCCTTCACATCGTCAACCTCATCCAGGTACTTTCGGCCGTTCGCTTCTTCCACCCTCGGGTACCAGCTCTTTTCCCAGATTTGCACTGCTTTCGCAAAGGCCGCGTTACGATGATCGCGGATGTCCTGGGCAAGGTCCAGCACCTGGTCAACGTCTGCCACGGCTTCTTCTGCCCGGGCCTTTGAGGCGGCTTCTTTCGCGGAGTCGAAAAGCGAATCGATGCGTTGCAGATCCATCAACATTTCCAGGTTTTGCCGGTACAAGTGTGCAATCGATGCGTAAACCTGCAGGTTGTAATCGTTGAATTGTACCGATTGCAGGTTCTTGTTCAGGAGATCCATCAGCGTATCGCTCTGCGAGAAAAAGGACGAGGCCAATTGGAGCCTTCTGGCATTCACCTTTGCCCACCCAGGATCTCTATTCAGGAGTTCACCAGAAGGTGGGGGCGGGAGAGGCAAGGTTTGATCTTCCGCGGGCATCCGCGGTTTATAAATGATCGGCGCGTAATCGCCCCAGATCCCCTTCCGGGCGTTCGAAGCGACAACATCCCAACTATCCTTATAAAACTGTGCCTGCTCGCTCATCATCTGATAGAGCCGGCCCATATCTTCTGTGCCGGCGCCGTAAAACAATTTGTAAAACGACGACATCAGTTCCTGTGTATTCCCAGCGCCCGGATGCCAAGCCGAGGCCATCCCCGTGGCATTGCCCAGCCACATCGTCTCGGTATGCAGGCCTGCGTCGCCCCAACCGCAGACATTCGCTCCGATGATCTCCGCATACCCGCGATCAGGTGCGTAGGAAATCAGGTTAAACATTTCCGGTATCACTCCAGGACCGGGAGGTACCGGCTCAAAGGCGCCACCCGATGGCCCTGGGAGCATTTCCGTCGCCGGGCGGACGTAATAACTGGGGAACAACAGCTCCTTCCACCCGACCGTGGATGTAAAAATCATCTGCTGGATTCCGCGCTCTTTGAAAGCACGGTCGAATTCCGGCCCGTAGACCTCGCCATTAATCAGGTAAGCGGGAAGCGAAGGAATATCGCCCGGAACAAGCGGAAATTCCCCCCAAAAGACTACTTTTCTTCCCTGTTCATGCAGGTAGCCCGCCGCTTTAGTCACAAATTCAGCCAACAGTTTGCCGCGGCTGCCAAGTTCATCGGCGCGCTTCCTGGAATGGCACTGGTCATTGTCGGCCATCCCCACAAAATAAGGTTCGTCAGTAGAAAGATAGAAATAATTCACGCCCTTGTTGGCGTCCATCAGGTCCTGGAACATTCCTTCCAGCAGCTTGTAGGAGTCCGGGTTCGTGGTGCACAACTCGTAGTTGCTGTCCGGGAACTCCCGCAGCTTCGCATACTCCGGATGCTTCAGGATGAACGCAATGTGTGCCGGTCCGTCCAGGTAGGGAATCAACTGCACGTGATACTTTAGTCCGTAATCCGTCAACTCCTGCAACTGTTCCGGCGACAGCGCGTACGGTTCCACCAGGGCCGGCGCGCTCTTGTACTCAAAATGCCCCTCCAGCTTGATCACAAATCCGTTGATCTTGTAAAAAGCCGCCTGCTTCATAGCCTGCTTCAGTACGTCCATCCGATCCAGATGATGGGCATCATCCCAATAGATGTTCCTTTGTTCGAGGTCCGGCCAGTCGGTGATGGTTGCCTCGGGCAGCCACAGCTTTCCTCCCGCATGCTTCACCAGTTGGATCAGCGTCTCGACCCCATAGAACAACCCCGTTGGCGCGTTCGCCGTGATCTTGATTCCGGTGCCTGCCAGTTCCAGCCTGTACGCCTGTTCCTCCAGAGCCCGCTTATTCTTGTCCGCCGCCTGCCCAATCACGACCGATCCTGGCTGGATCGCCAGCTCGATTGCATTGCCTCGCCCGCGTGTTTCGAGCGCGATCCCGTGGCGCACTTCGAGACCTTCTTTCAGGCTTTCCACTGCGACATCGTCAGGCTTCACGCCTTGCCCCAGTTGCAGCCGCCATCCACTGCCAACCTCAAAATCTCCGCCCTTCAACTCCACTTTCTGTGGTACGGGAATCAGATTGTAAGCGCGCTCAAAAAGCGGGGATTGTGCGGCAGCAATCAGACGTCCACACATCAAAACTATCGCAAACAATAGAGTGGATGAATATCGCATGGGGTTCATCAATCCTTGCTATCCCAATTCAGGGATACATAACCAACATTCACAACAACAGCCCTTGCGAGAAAAACGAGTAGGGTTAAGAGTTTTGCTTTCCGAGGAAGCGGGCCCGAAGGACATCGGGCCCGCTCGTCGCGATTTGCTGTCTGCACACTCGCGGATCAGAAAAACAGCTTGAGCCCGAACTGGATTACCCTTCCGTCGTTCGCGCTGGTAATCTGCCCAAAGGTCCCATCAGTCACCGTTTGATCCGGATTTCCGAAGTTGACCTGGTTAAATACATTGAAGAAATCCGACCTGAACTGAACTTTGTATCTCTCGGTAATAGGGATGTCCTTGATGATCGTAAAGTCCGTGTTCGAAAAGGCCGGCCCGCTCAATATCCCACGGCCGGAATTTCCGTATTGCCCTAACATCGAATAAACAATGTTAAAAGGGGTGCAGTTCTGCTGTTCGATCGCAAGCGGGTTTCCTGGCTGAGGAGTGAAATTGCAGGTGGAGTTCACAAAAGCGGCTGTGTTAAAGAACTGATTAATCATGTTGGCACGGCTGGAATGGCTCAAGCCAATCGTCTGACCATTCAGTTGAGCATGCTGGGTACCAAAAGTTCCATCCACAGCAACGTCTTCTCCGCTTGCAAATGTCAGCGGCGTGCCGCTTTGGAGAGATGTGATTCCAGTGATCGTCCAATCCCCAAACAACCTATTCTTCCATGGCTCAGCAAAGTGGGCTTCTGGCGACCAGACCCATGACGCCACAAAAGCATGGAGACGGTCCCAGTCGGACCGGCCGCGCTCTGTGCGCAAATTGAAGGGGTTCGATACAGTTGCCCCCAGGTTGTCGGTCGAACTGGAATCTATCGATTTCGATAACGTATAGGAGCCTACGACTTCGAGACCATGGCTCATGCGCTTCGTTACCTGAGTCTGCCAGCCATGATACCAGCTGCGGAAGTCGTTCCCGAGCAGGAATCCCTGCGGGCTGAGGATTCCAGGTTCATAAAGAACACGGTCATTAATATTGGCAGGTGTCGAGAGTGTATTCTCAAGTTGCGTAGTGGGGTCATAGGTCGTACCGGGAATGAATCTGGCAGGGTTGTATGTTCGCAGTGCTTCGATTTTGGTCCCGATCTTGCCGATATATCCAGTCTCAACCATGATGCTTGGCGTCAACTGGTGCTGGATCATGAGGTTCCACTCCTGATCATATGGGGTAAAGAGCGTGGTCTCATTGAAGACTCCGCCAG is a genomic window of Acidobacteriota bacterium containing:
- a CDS encoding amicyanin; its protein translation is MKRPCWTFRTARVITVAFLLLGAATRVRPALGETSNPHSIVVKIDNFSFGSGTLTVSAGTTIIWINRDDVPHTVVSTDKVFSSSVLDTDDKFSFTFTKPGTYPYYCSVHPKMTGKVVVE